The proteins below are encoded in one region of Micromonospora yangpuensis:
- the lipB gene encoding lipoyl(octanoyl) transferase LipB, producing the protein MTVTSSGLTAVRVGELDYQAAWDEQRRLHESVVAGTSADTVLLVEHPSVYTAGKRTEPWDRPMDGTPVVDVDRGGKITWHGPGQLVGYPILRLPDPVDVVAYVRRTEQLLIDVCAEFGLVTDRIEGRSGVWVPADGRGPARKVAAIGIRVARGVTLHGFSINCDCDLTYFDRIVPCGIRDAGVTSISAELGRPVTIADALPVVERHLPTLLA; encoded by the coding sequence GTGACCGTGACGTCTTCCGGCCTGACGGCCGTCCGTGTCGGGGAGCTCGACTACCAGGCCGCCTGGGACGAGCAGCGCCGGCTTCACGAGTCCGTGGTGGCCGGCACCAGCGCCGACACGGTGCTGCTGGTGGAGCACCCGAGCGTCTACACCGCCGGCAAGCGCACCGAGCCATGGGACCGACCGATGGACGGCACCCCGGTGGTGGACGTCGACCGGGGCGGCAAGATCACCTGGCACGGTCCCGGGCAGCTGGTCGGGTACCCGATCCTGCGGCTACCCGACCCGGTGGACGTGGTCGCCTACGTACGGCGTACCGAGCAGTTGTTGATCGATGTCTGTGCCGAGTTCGGGCTGGTCACCGACCGGATCGAGGGGCGCAGCGGGGTGTGGGTGCCGGCCGACGGGCGCGGCCCGGCCCGCAAGGTCGCCGCCATCGGCATCCGGGTGGCGCGCGGCGTCACCCTGCACGGTTTCTCGATCAACTGCGACTGCGACCTGACGTACTTCGACCGGATCGTGCCGTGCGGCATCCGGGATGCCGGGGTGACCTCGATCAGCGCCGAGCTGGGCCGCCCGGTCACCATCGCCGACGCGCTGCCGGTGGTCGAGCGTCACCTGCCCACTCTGCTCGCCTGA
- the lipA gene encoding lipoyl synthase: protein MAVARRALTAADRRRLGFVTISHSTPTTEQAARTATVAPEGRRMLRIEARNAETPIERKPPWIKVKAKMGPEYTELRGLVQREGLHTVCQEAGCPNIYECWEDREATFLIGGDQCTRRCDFCQIDTGKPAEFDADEPRRVAESVAAMGLRYATITGVARDDLPDGGAWLYAETVRQIHALRSGCGVELLIPDFNAVPEQLAEVFGSRPEVLAHNVETVPRIFKRIRPAFRYERSLDVIRQARADGLVTKSNLILGMGEERAEISQALRDLHSAGCELITITQYLRPTPRHHPVTRWVKPEEFVELREEAEEIGFAGVMSGPLVRSSYRAGRLYRQALDAREGSPAVSA, encoded by the coding sequence ATGGCCGTCGCCCGACGTGCATTGACGGCCGCCGACCGGCGTAGGCTCGGTTTTGTGACGATCTCGCACTCCACGCCGACGACCGAGCAGGCCGCGCGCACCGCGACGGTCGCCCCCGAGGGGCGGCGGATGCTCCGGATCGAGGCACGCAACGCAGAGACCCCGATCGAACGCAAGCCGCCGTGGATCAAGGTCAAGGCGAAGATGGGCCCGGAGTACACCGAGCTGCGCGGGCTGGTGCAGCGCGAGGGGCTGCACACGGTGTGCCAGGAGGCCGGCTGCCCCAACATCTACGAGTGTTGGGAGGACCGGGAGGCCACCTTCCTCATCGGCGGTGACCAGTGCACCCGACGCTGTGACTTCTGCCAGATCGACACCGGCAAGCCGGCCGAGTTCGACGCCGACGAGCCCCGCCGGGTCGCCGAGTCGGTGGCCGCGATGGGTCTGCGGTACGCCACGATCACCGGGGTCGCCCGTGACGACCTGCCCGACGGCGGTGCCTGGTTGTACGCCGAGACCGTCCGGCAGATCCACGCCCTGCGGTCCGGTTGCGGTGTGGAGCTGCTGATCCCGGACTTCAACGCGGTCCCCGAGCAGCTCGCCGAGGTCTTCGGGTCCCGGCCGGAGGTGTTGGCGCACAACGTCGAGACGGTGCCCCGGATCTTCAAGCGGATCCGGCCGGCGTTCCGGTACGAGCGGTCGCTGGACGTGATCCGGCAGGCCCGCGCCGACGGGCTGGTCACCAAGAGCAACCTGATCCTGGGCATGGGCGAGGAGCGGGCCGAGATCTCCCAGGCCCTTCGGGACCTGCACTCCGCCGGTTGCGAGCTGATCACCATCACCCAGTACCTGCGCCCCACCCCCCGGCACCACCCGGTGACCCGCTGGGTCAAGCCGGAGGAGTTCGTGGAGCTTCGCGAGGAGGCCGAGGAGATCGGCTTCGCCGGGGTGATGAGCGGGCCGTTGGTGCGCTCGTCGTACCGGGCCGGTCGGCTGTACCGCCAGGCCCTGGACGCCCGCGAGGGCAGCCCGGCCGTCTCCGCCTGA